GAAGTAGAGCAGGAGGAACAGCGGCACGTAGATGTGCAGGCGCGGGAGGATGGTCGTCAGGATGCCGTAGATCCTGGGATGGGCCTCGGAGAAGAACTTGTCCCTGCGGGGCCTCTCTCTGTGGCCCTCCTTGCGCTTCATCAGCCCGAGGTCCTCTAGGGATTCTTCTATCCTGTCCTTGTCCGGGACCATCGTCTCGACCGTCCTGGGTGCAGGTCCCGGCTCAGGCATAGGCGCGGGACCGGGTGATGCAGGAGAGGTATGAGCGGGAGGTTCTGCGGGCGGGCCAGGGGGCGGTGATGGGTCCACGACGGCCACGGTCTCCACTGGCCGCTCCTGCTCGGGAATTTCTTTCTTTTTCTTGGTGGATCTCTTGCTCTTTCGCTGCTCGGTCATCATACCGCCTCCGCTGGTTCCTTGTTGCGCTCGGTGAGCTCCTTCCTTCCGCTCGCCTCCAGGGTGTCCTCACGTGTGGTCACGCGCTCAGCGGGCCTGTTGCAGCCTATCGCCTCGATCGTGCTGTCCACCGACTGCTCCTTGATCTCCACTATCATCTCGTCATCGATGAGGAACTGCTCGTAATCATTGACTATGCGGTCATACCTGGCGGCCTCCTCCTTCGTCAGCTCGCTCACGTAGACGGGCACGTAGAAGTTGCCCTTGCTGCGGAAGCAGGCGCACCTGACCCTCAGTACCCTGCCGAGGCTGTCGTCGCAGAGCTCCTTGGGGATGATGGCCCATCGATAGCTGCTGAAGCGGGAGAACTGGAAGAACACCTGCACGCAGTCGCGGCCCCAGATGATGCCGCGGACCCTCGCCCACTTGATGGGCCTCGTGTCCTTGTTCCCCGTGCAATATAGCCAACGGACGGACGAGCCCCTCAGGTTCGCCTTGGCGACGAGCTTGTTCTTCTTCATGATGTTGCCGTGGAGGTCCTGCTGGCGCCAGATGATGAGCATAGAGCGCCTGTGCAGGAACTCTACTATCCACTGGATAGGCTTCCAGAGAAGCGCCATGACCATTATCACTACGATGAGCGGAATCATCAGCTCGAGCATGTCCATGCCATCACTTCCTGCCGAAGAAGCCTAATGCCTTGTCCATGAACCGCTCCAATGTGGCCCCGCTCGCCTCGATGATCTTCGGGATGAAGATCACCGCCATCAGGAGGTTGATGAGCGGGAGCAGCATGATGATCATGAACCCCCACATCCATTGGGCGATCGCTATGAAGTCCATGTCACTGCACCTTCCCGATGGCGCCGCTGATCTGCCCCGCCAGCTCCGACCCTTGCTTAGCGGCCCGGTCGAACCTTCCCTGGGCGATGGACAGGCCTATGGACCACAGCCTGAGGGGGAACCAGATGCCGAGGAAGAAGATGACCAGGATGATCATGATCGCCAGGACGCCGAGCGCTATGGAACCGTATTCCACGATCGCATCGGCGAGCCAATTGAGCGCATCCCATAGCCCCTCTCCGATGGATATGAGGAATTCCCCGACCGCCTCGAAGAAGTCCCTGACCTTGTCGAGAGCGTTCTCGAGCCATCCCGGCAGATCGCCGTTGTCGATGAGCTTTCCGCCCTTTGCCACATCAGCCACTATCATCGCGGTGCCCATCCCGGCGATCACCGCCCCGACCGGAGCGAGGAAGCCGGTGGCGATCATCGCGCCACCGACGATGACCATGCACACGCCAATGATGGTGCCATACCAGTTAGCCCTGTCCTCCTGAACCGGCTGCATCGCGGGAGGGAGGTCCGACGGGTTCATGCTCGGCGTAGTGACCGGGACTATGGACGGCTGGTATGAGTTCCATAACCTGGCATATACGGTATGCTGCACTCCCTCTATGAGAATGTCCGTTCTGTCATAGCCATAGTCCATCATCGTCCCGCTCGGGGAATCGGAGAATACCCAGTTGACCCTCTTGTCCTCGTGGACCGTGATCGTGACCACCAGGGGCGACCAGTCGCCAGCGGCGATGGTCGAGTTCGAGCAGGCAAGGATGTAGTCGTTCCATACCCTGGTGACAGAGGTCCAGAACGTCACGAGGGACGAATAGACGTATCTCTTCACGGTGACGGTGGCGTTGAGGGTCCCGTCGGCCGTCCCAAAGGGGACCATGATCGTATGGTAGGCCTCAGGCACGTGGTCATTGGTCACCACGAACGACACGCTGTCCCCTGCATGCATGTAGAAGGAGTTGGCGTAGACGCCGTTGCCCAGCCCGGTCAGGCAGTCGAAGCTTATGCCCGGATCCACGGCGAAGGACCTGACGAACTCATTGAACACATCTGGGGACGGTCGGGTGTAATAGGACACCTGGGTCTCCATTATGCCGTCGTTAACGATGTCCTGTCCTGACACGTAGATGGTGAAGGAGCTGTCGGCAGCATAGACCGCCTGCCAGATGAAGGCATAGCTGATGCCCGAATAGATGGGGCATCTGACAAGCACATATGTGCGATCGTCAATGGTCCAGCAATCATCGCCGGTGGTGATCGAGGTATCTGCCATATTGATCTGGATGAATGCGATGTATGTCCCATTGCTGAAATCGGTGGCATAGCGGGGCCTGAGCTCGTAGCTCGCGTTTCCATAGAATTGCACGATGGCTAGCGATTGGCTCACGACACCTGTAGCACTGATCGGGGACCTCACGATGAACTCGGAGACGCCGTTCATTATCTGCGTGCGGTTGAATCTGACGATCGAGCCGACCTGCAAACGGTTGTCGGTCGTCGCGACAGCGTCGAACTTGAACTTGCTCTCCTGCGTGGACGCCCCTATCCAAATGCCTTGTGGCGCGGGGTTCCAGGTATCGGGGTTCTTGATCGACGATTCGTTGGCGACGTTCACCACCTCGTCGTGCTCGTCCTGATATTTCGACTCGATCTCGAGATTGATGCTGCGCCCCACGTATTCTGCCGCACTAGCGTATTGCGGCAGAATACATGCTGCGATCATGAGGACCGCCATAATCTTAATTGCCAGACCTTTCATTGTGCTCCCTCCAGAACATCACCTTCACGCTGCGCCCCTCCAGCTCTTTCGCCTGCAGGCCGTACATGGGACGCCTCACCTGGTCCTTCAGCGCCATTGCGGCGCGGAAGATCTCCTCGGGCGGTGGCCTGGGACGGCCGATGATGCCGCAGACCTTGCGTGCGAGATTGGGCGCGTCGATGATCAGCGGGACGCCATCGACCGTCCTGAGGATGCGCTCGAGCTCCTCACGGTGCGCTCTCATCGTGCTCATCCGCATCCTCCGCGGCCTTCAGCCTGCCCTCCAGGATCCGAAGGACCTTTGCCTCCCTGCCGGTCGCATAACCGAACGTGTATGCGGTCATGGCCACGGCCACCATCGAGGTGACGATCGCAATCGCGACCAACAGGATGTCAATCATGGTCCAGCCCCCTGAGATAGATCAGACGGCCGAACGACAGGACAATGACCGTGGAGGCCAGGGCTATCGCTGAGTACAGAGCTTCCGACAAGTGCATCCCAATACTTCCCGGCGGGGGCCACCGGTGAGGTGATGGGACCGGGGCCGCACCGCCTGGATGATAATTACGGAAACGGATATAAGCCGACCACGGAAGTGGCTGTAGCGTAGGGATTTTTATAATAGAACTAACTGGACTCTTTTTAGATAATCATTTCAATTTTTACTTCCGATAGTTTATTAAATTTAAATTATTGTGTCTTTGGGGGGGGTTGTTGGGAGTGATTGATAAGGATGACGTTGAGAATCAACAATTTCATGATGCCATGTTGACAATGCTCGATGTAGCAGGTAGGCGAATCGAGGCATTGGATAGGTCAATGATGGTCATACGACAGCTCTTTTTCGTGGTTCTTGGCATTCTTGGAGCAGGATTCGCGACAATTGCAAAGGAACTAGAATTTGAATCGATAACGATTTTATTGGGAGCGGGTTCATTCATAATATCTGGAATTGCATGGGTTCTTTGGAGGCTAGACAATCATTATCACCAGTACCTCATTGAATCTGTTAGGACAAGTATGATTTTGGAGAAGAAGTTGGGATTCAATAAAAAAAATAAGTTGGGATTAGCAACAAATCTTGAAAGTTATAGAGACCATAACGTTTCAGGTCAATTGATACCAGCAACAATCTATCTCCTGCCCACAATTTTCGGTATGTGTGCAACATTGATTATGGGTTTAATTCACGGAATCGTCTATGGTCCATCCAACATAATTTATCAAGTTAGCATCTTTTCTACTTTGATTATCTTGTTCATCACTATTGGATTTATAAATGAGGTTAAAAAAGAAGCAATTAGGAATACATCTAAAAAATCTACTCCGAATTAAGAAGCTCACTTATTTCCTTCCTCTGGTTTATATCTTTATCGATATTTTCTTTCCATCTTTTCTTCATGAAATGAACAATAATATATCCAACCGTTAAACCACTTAGAATTGGTGTTGCATACAAAATTATCTCAATAAAGTTATAAGCCATTTGAATCCCCCTCAGATTCTTGAATTGTCATCCTGGTATTTGTCATTATTGCAATCATCCCATGTTTTGTATAAATGTGGTTTCCAATAAAATTGTGTGAGAGAGCAAGTTACCATATTATTCTTGGATGTTCATATAGTATTGAATCTGATGAGGTATAAATTCCGAAACGAAATTGAAATTAATAATTTTATATCCGATTGTTCAAATCGCAATATCGAGATTTTAAATTCAGTGAAAACCTTATTTGAGAATAATACTGATAAAAAAAATCTAACTGGTAGTTGGATATTGCTACTGTTCTGCATTGAGGAATCTGGAAAGCTGGTTAAGCTGATAAATGATCTCCACAAATCATCAAATTATACTGGCATGGATTTTGAATACCATCATATTTCAAAGGCCAAAGAATGTAAGAACCTTTTCGAAAAGATGAACAAGCTCATCAAGAAGAACCAAGCATATCTTCAATCGCTAGAGATTGAAACGGACCCTATTAGGATAAATGACCAGCTATTAAATGAGTTTGAAAATAATTTTATGGAATTTCGTGAATCGATATTGTATTGTGACCCAGGGCAAGTCAAGCGTTCAATTCCTGACAAAGATCAATTGTTGCTGGTTTGGACAACGTTATATTTATTCAACACGATTCTAAATAATAGGGCAAAGAAGGATTTATCTGTTGAGGAAAAGATAAAAATAACGTTCCTAAGAATATAATTAAAATATAGTAAGTACACATCTGGCAAGTAATCATATAAACTTCAGTTTGCCCGAGCGGATGAACTCCTCCAGCGCGATAGTGATTATCTCAGACTTGCTCCTCCCCTTGAGGCGCTTCGCCTGCTCGAGGATGTTGTTCTGCCGTTGAGGGATACGTGTCCTGATCTCAGCGACGTCCTGAGATCCTGATGAACGGCCACGACCGCTCGAACCAGACATGGACCACCTCCTTAGTTCTCTCCCTTGGCTGTCTAGATGCGTACCACAGCGCAACCTGGAGCTCGGCATAGAGCGAAGCTGCGAGCAGGAACAGGCCAGCAATGGTCTCCACGGGGTCGCCGAGGATGACGCACATCAGCGGGTCCCACCTCCCCTCCGGGCATCGCTCTCGATGACGCAGGCGATAATGTAAATCAACAACAGATAGGCCAACCACACCACGACCGTGGCGATCGCTATGATCCCGAGGTGATATGCGAGCTCGCTCATCGGTCACCCCCTGAAATCAAACGCTCGTTTTCTGTCGCATCGATCTTGGTATCGGAGTATTTAAGCAACGAGGCTTCCGCGGGGATACCCTTTGTTTTCGCTCCCCTTGTCGGCGGTGAGACAAGATGAGCTAGGCCTGCCTGCCTAAGCCTGTTGTTGAGTGTGGCCCGATTCGTGCCTAGCATCTCCGCCACCTTGCTTTTGGGGATACCTTGTGTTATGAGGTGGACTGCGCGCTCTACATCGACCTTGACAGCCCTACGGCCGAGGACGACACCCTCGGCCCTACGCCTCTCGAGGCCTTCCTTGGTCCTGGTGGAGATCAGCTCCACCTCGAACTCGGCCACCTGTAAAAGCACACCCCTTACGAGCTTGCCGATGGGCGTGCCATAATCGAGACCGTCGCTTGTGCAGATGATCCTGACCCCGTAAGATTCGAGCAGGTCGTTCAGTCCGATGAAGTGCTTGACACTTCTCATCATCCGGTCAATCCTTACGCACAGGACGGCCTCCATCCTCTTCTCCCTGGCCATCCTAACGACCATGTCTAGGCCCTTCCTTATCGGGGTCCGGCCTGAGCACTCGTCGGAGATCTCTCCGACGACTGTTAAGCCTTGTGCCTCGGCATATCGTCTGAGCATGACAAGCTGATTCTCGTTCTCCTGATCTGCCGTTGAGACCCTGGCATACAGGACGACCCTCAGATGCACCACCTCATGCTACCTGTGCCCGGCCGCCGCCTCACTTTGCTGCTGGCCCTCACATGGATCCAAGTTGCGGAGCAGTCGAAGCAGTAACCCATCTCCCTGCCGTCCTGCTTGATCGTGTACATTGTCCGGTCGCCGAGGCAGTCGGGGCACCCGGCGCCAGAATGAGTCTTTACGGTTGCCATATCACACCTTCCTGAGGTCCCATTCAATCTCGTATGGGCGTCCTATCGGGCATGGGAATGGGATATCAATGCCTAGATAGTGCTTGATGTGCCACTGGAACCAGAATCTCCGCCTTATAGTCCTGTCAACCTGTTCGAAGAGCGGGATGTTTTCGAGGGTGCGCCTGTCCTCGGCAGAGTAGCGGTCTTTGATAAAGCCGTCCAGTGTGTATGGGTAGAACTGCCTTACATGGCCTGTGTAATAATTTGGTGCATGCGGGACGATGATCCGGAGCCTCCCTCCCGATTTGAGGACGCGATGGAACTCAGGCATCAGATGCTCCCATTCGGTGATATGCTCGAGGGTATGCGAGATATAGATCTCGTCAACAGTCGCATCCTCATATGGGAGTCCCTGAGTTATATCATGGACCAGATCTACTCTTGGGCCTGGCATATGGTCGATGTTCACGTAGCCATCGATAGGTGAGGTGCCACATCCGAGGTTCAGTTTGAGACTCATCCCACCACCCCGATGAGCAGGGCGAGGAAGGCCGCCCAGATGAACGCCTGTGTGCACAGCAGGACCTTGAGGCCGAGCTCGTAGTCGTCGTCGATCGTCATGCCACCCCCATCCTCTCGAGGTCCCTCAGGGCGGCGAGCCTGCCCCTCGCGTGGGCAAGGCCGCGCACCTGCATCGGCTCCCTCGGCAGCCTGTAGATCCTCGACCTCAGTTCGTAGGCGTAACCGGCGAGGAACATCGAGTCATAATCACGCAGCCATTTCTCCAGGCCGAGCTCGGCGGCCTTGTCCAATGCCAGCCTAACGACGATGTCGGCGTGCTCCCGGAGCATGACCTCGGAGGCACGCTTGGCCCTCAGAATCCTGTCATTCATGGAGGACCTCCTCGAACAAAGGGCCTTCATAGGGATGCTCTTGCCCGGGCCAGAACGGCCCGCGCTCCGAGACCTCCTCGGCGATCGTCTCAGGGTCTTCTTCGGGCAGCATGCGGAACCTGTGGACCCATACCATCTGATCATGCCGGTATCGCCGCCTTGGATGGAGCATGTTCCAACAGTCTATGAACGCCTGCGGGGAGTCGAACCCCTCGGCCTCGTAGTAGAGATAGGCAACGGCGACCAGGCACTCCTTCCTGACGGAGATCAATCGGAACCTGCGGCCTTCGATGCGGAAGGTGTCCCCGGGCCTGCCGTACCTCCTCGTCCTCGATGTCATGGTCTTGCGGCCGGAGAGGGCGGCGGAGGCCATCTCGTCGATGAACGGAATGAAGGCCTCAGGCATCAGTATCA
This genomic window from Methanomassiliicoccales archaeon contains:
- a CDS encoding recombinase family protein — encoded protein: MHLRVVLYARVSTADQENENQLVMLRRYAEAQGLTVVGEISDECSGRTPIRKGLDMVVRMAREKRMEAVLCVRIDRMMRSVKHFIGLNDLLESYGVRIICTSDGLDYGTPIGKLVRGVLLQVAEFEVELISTRTKEGLERRRAEGVVLGRRAVKVDVERAVHLITQGIPKSKVAEMLGTNRATLNNRLRQAGLAHLVSPPTRGAKTKGIPAEASLLKYSDTKIDATENERLISGGDR
- a CDS encoding methyltransferase domain-containing protein, which encodes MSLKLNLGCGTSPIDGYVNIDHMPGPRVDLVHDITQGLPYEDATVDEIYISHTLEHITEWEHLMPEFHRVLKSGGRLRIIVPHAPNYYTGHVRQFYPYTLDGFIKDRYSAEDRRTLENIPLFEQVDRTIRRRFWFQWHIKHYLGIDIPFPCPIGRPYEIEWDLRKV